In Camelina sativa cultivar DH55 chromosome 16, Cs, whole genome shotgun sequence, a single window of DNA contains:
- the LOC104752659 gene encoding zinc finger A20 and AN1 domain-containing stress-associated protein 3-like — MAEEHRLQEPKLCANNCGFFGSTATQNLCSKCFRDLQHQQQNSSTAKHALNQSLAAAAASAVSSPDGGAASSSVSPPLPPPPADTVVKTNLGKGAAADAVEEEEGPPQDPKRCLTCRRRVGITGFRCRCGFVFCGTHRYAEQHECSFDFKRMGKDKIAKANPIVKADKLEKI, encoded by the coding sequence ATGGCGGAGGAACACAGACTTCAAGAACCAAAACTATGCGCTAACAATTGTGGTTTCTTCGGAAGCACCGCTACGCAAAACCTTTGCTCCAAATGTTTTCGAGATCTACagcatcaacaacaaaactctTCCACCGCTAAACACGCTCTTAATCAATCCCTAGCCGCCGCAGCCGCTTCCGCCGTTTCTTCTCCCGACGGTGGTGCTGCGTCGTCCTCTGTATCGCCACCTCTACCTCCTCCTCCAGCTGATACCGTTGTCAAAACGAATTTGGGGAAAGGAGCGGCGGCTGatgcggtggaggaggaggaaggacCGCCGCAAGATCCGAAGCGGTGTTTGACTTGTAGGCGGCGAGTTGGAATAACGGGGTTTCGTTGTAGgtgtggttttgttttctgcGGGACGCATAGGTACGCGGAGCAGCATGAATGCTCCTTTGATTTCAAGCGGATGGGGAAAGATAAGATCGCTAAGGCGAATCCGATTGTGAAAGCTGATAAGCTCGAGAAGATTTGa
- the LOC104752657 gene encoding NAD-dependent protein deacetylase SRT1-like isoform X1, whose amino-acid sequence MKIQTMGSIEEEQRPLIEEGLISQSKHLVVFTGAGISTSCGIPDFRGPKGIWTLQKASLPFHRAMPSMTHMALVELERAGILKFVISQGLQFKWLFSLFLPSVIQVT is encoded by the exons ATGAAGATTCAGACGATGGGTTCCATCGAAGAAGAGCAAAGACCTCTAATCGAAGAAGGTTTAATTTCACAG AGTAAGCATCTAGTAGTCTTCACAGGTGCTGGCATTTCAACTTCTTGTGGTATTCCTGATTTCCGAGGCCCTAAAGGAATTTGGACTTTACAG AAAGCATCTTTGCCATTTCATCGTGCAATGCCTAGCATGACTCATATGGCTTTGGTTGAGTTAGAAAGAGCTGgcattttaaaatttgtcatCAGTCAG GGACTGCAGTTCAAATGGctcttttctctgttcttgccGTCAGTTATTCAGGTAACTTAA
- the LOC104752657 gene encoding NAD-dependent protein deacetylase SRT1-like isoform X2 — protein sequence MIQKSKHLVVFTGAGISTSCGIPDFRGPKGIWTLQKASLPFHRAMPSMTHMALVELERAGILKFVISQGLQFKWLFSLFLPSVIQVT from the exons ATGATTCAAAAG AGTAAGCATCTAGTAGTCTTCACAGGTGCTGGCATTTCAACTTCTTGTGGTATTCCTGATTTCCGAGGCCCTAAAGGAATTTGGACTTTACAG AAAGCATCTTTGCCATTTCATCGTGCAATGCCTAGCATGACTCATATGGCTTTGGTTGAGTTAGAAAGAGCTGgcattttaaaatttgtcatCAGTCAG GGACTGCAGTTCAAATGGctcttttctctgttcttgccGTCAGTTATTCAGGTAACTTAA